One window of Lawsonibacter asaccharolyticus genomic DNA carries:
- a CDS encoding solute:Na+ symporter: MIVKLGMLIVFFGVMVGIGLYCRRHATDVNGFVLGGRSVGPWLTAFAYGTSYFSAVVFVGYAGQFGWKYGIAATWAGIGNALLGSLLAWAVLGRRTRIMTQHLSSATMPEFFGKRFGSDKLKIAASVIIFIFLIPYTASLYNGLSRLFGMAFNIDYSVCVIVMAVLTGVYVIAGGYMATAINDFIQGIIMIVGICAVIAAVLNSQGGFMAALEGLAQVSDPAVSDIPGVFASFFGPDPLNLLGVVLLTSLGTWGLPQMVQKFYAIRDEKAIETGTVISSVFALLVAGGCYFLGGFGRLFSDQIDVAANGYDSIIPTMLSGLSDVLIAVVVILVLSASMSTLSSLVLASSSTLTLDFLKDHFIKDMDEKRQIRIIRGLIVVFIAISVVLAIIQYRSSVTFIAQLMGVSWGALAGAFLAPFLYGLYWKKATSAACWASFLFSTVVMLSNIFVGSRFPALLQSPINAGAFCMLAGLVIVPVVSLFTRKPDPVLVEDAFSCYNKPVIVAQREALGD, translated from the coding sequence ATGATCGTCAAACTGGGTATGCTGATCGTGTTCTTCGGCGTGATGGTGGGCATCGGCCTGTACTGCCGCCGCCACGCCACGGATGTGAACGGATTTGTGCTGGGCGGGCGCTCTGTGGGCCCCTGGCTCACCGCTTTCGCCTACGGCACTTCTTATTTCTCCGCCGTGGTCTTCGTGGGCTACGCCGGACAGTTTGGATGGAAGTACGGCATTGCGGCCACCTGGGCGGGAATCGGCAACGCCCTGCTGGGCTCGCTGCTGGCCTGGGCGGTGCTGGGCCGCCGGACCCGCATCATGACCCAGCACCTCAGCTCCGCCACCATGCCGGAGTTCTTCGGCAAGCGCTTCGGCAGCGACAAGCTGAAGATCGCCGCCTCAGTCATCATCTTCATCTTCCTCATCCCCTACACCGCCTCGCTGTACAACGGACTGTCCCGCCTGTTCGGCATGGCCTTTAACATCGACTATTCCGTGTGTGTCATCGTCATGGCGGTCCTCACCGGGGTGTATGTCATCGCCGGCGGCTACATGGCCACCGCCATCAACGACTTCATCCAGGGCATCATCATGATCGTGGGCATCTGCGCCGTCATCGCCGCCGTCCTCAACAGCCAGGGAGGCTTTATGGCCGCCCTGGAGGGACTGGCCCAGGTGAGCGACCCCGCCGTCTCTGACATCCCCGGCGTCTTCGCCTCCTTCTTCGGCCCCGACCCCCTGAACCTGCTGGGCGTGGTGCTGCTCACCTCGCTGGGCACCTGGGGTCTGCCCCAGATGGTCCAGAAGTTCTACGCCATCCGGGACGAGAAGGCCATCGAGACGGGCACCGTCATTTCAAGCGTATTCGCCCTGCTGGTGGCCGGCGGCTGCTACTTCCTGGGCGGCTTCGGGCGGCTCTTCTCCGACCAGATCGACGTGGCGGCCAACGGATATGACTCCATCATCCCCACCATGCTCTCCGGACTGTCCGATGTGCTCATCGCCGTGGTGGTCATCCTGGTGCTCTCCGCCTCCATGTCCACCCTGTCCTCCCTGGTGCTGGCCTCCAGCTCCACCCTCACCCTGGACTTCCTGAAGGACCACTTCATCAAAGATATGGATGAGAAGCGCCAGATCCGCATCATCCGGGGCCTGATCGTGGTTTTCATCGCCATCTCCGTGGTGCTGGCCATCATCCAGTACAGGTCCAGCGTCACCTTCATCGCCCAGCTCATGGGCGTGTCCTGGGGCGCGCTGGCGGGCGCCTTCCTGGCCCCCTTCCTCTACGGCCTGTACTGGAAGAAGGCCACCTCCGCCGCCTGCTGGGCCAGCTTTCTCTTCTCCACTGTGGTGATGCTGTCCAACATCTTCGTGGGCTCCCGCTTTCCAGCTCTGCTCCAGTCGCCCATCAACGCCGGCGCTTTCTGCATGCTGGCCGGACTGGTGATCGTGCCGGTGGTGAGCCTCTTCACCCGCAAGCCCGACCCGGTGCTGGTGGAGGACGCCTTCTCCTGCTACAACAAGCCCGTCATCGTGGCCCAGCGGGAGGCCCTGGGAGACTGA